In a single window of the Planctomycetota bacterium genome:
- a CDS encoding aldehyde ferredoxin oxidoreductase family protein, producing MSVRGTMGRIAFVNLARGSVRRKRPEDELYLKYLGGYGLGAYYLYTQMKPHARPLGPKNLLGFLAGPLTGTPAICGNRFQVVGKSPKTGGFGDANCGGDFGPKMKFAGFDGVFFKGQAKEPVYLVLADGKGELKSAADLWGLDVTATEEKLKALYGPEAAIASIGPAGEAMSLLACIMNDRDRAAGRSGLGAVMGSKKLKAIVAVPTKKVRLADAAQMKAHRTAYIQKMRETGLYELFHKFGTSGLTAGAVAGGDCPVKNWAGTVEDFKTASKISDEAVLDVVTKPYGCWHCPIACGGFVKTSGPFAVEGGKPEYETLGVFGAMLLVDDLAAICKVNDLCNRMGMDTISTGATLAFAFECYEKGILTKADTGGLELTWGNAPAVVALVEQIARRQGLGAILADGAKAAAKRIGKGASKCAMQIAGEELPMHDPRLSPGLASSYKLDATPARHTQFSAWAAEAGFPVTGLEHLYGGWTPEKKYEYAGKAKAHRIQSALMHVINADGCCMFGSVCIPAQAQADFLNAALGTSWTPEDLVTIGDRIANLRVAFNLREGLKNADFKVPGRILGVPPLKAGATKGVRVDLETQQREYFAEMGWSPDGVPTAETLQRLGLDFAVPDLHG from the coding sequence ATGTCCGTTCGCGGAACGATGGGGAGAATCGCCTTCGTGAACCTGGCTCGCGGCTCGGTGCGCCGCAAGAGGCCCGAGGATGAGCTGTACCTGAAGTACCTGGGCGGCTACGGCCTGGGCGCTTATTACCTCTACACCCAGATGAAGCCGCACGCGCGCCCGCTGGGGCCGAAGAACCTGCTCGGCTTCCTCGCCGGGCCGCTCACCGGCACGCCGGCCATCTGCGGCAACCGCTTCCAGGTCGTCGGCAAGTCGCCCAAGACCGGCGGCTTCGGCGACGCCAACTGCGGGGGCGACTTCGGCCCGAAGATGAAGTTCGCCGGCTTCGACGGCGTCTTCTTCAAGGGCCAGGCGAAGGAGCCTGTGTACCTCGTGCTCGCCGACGGCAAGGGCGAGTTGAAGAGCGCGGCCGACCTGTGGGGCCTCGACGTGACCGCCACCGAGGAGAAGCTCAAGGCCCTCTACGGCCCCGAGGCCGCCATCGCCTCCATCGGGCCCGCCGGCGAGGCGATGAGCCTGCTAGCCTGCATCATGAACGACCGCGACCGCGCCGCGGGACGCAGCGGCCTGGGCGCCGTCATGGGCTCCAAGAAGCTCAAGGCCATTGTGGCCGTGCCCACCAAGAAGGTGCGCCTCGCCGACGCCGCCCAGATGAAGGCCCACCGCACCGCCTACATTCAGAAGATGCGCGAGACGGGCCTCTACGAGCTCTTCCACAAGTTCGGCACCTCGGGCCTCACCGCCGGCGCCGTGGCCGGCGGCGACTGCCCCGTCAAGAACTGGGCCGGCACCGTCGAGGATTTCAAGACCGCCTCCAAGATCAGCGACGAGGCCGTGCTCGACGTCGTCACCAAGCCCTACGGCTGCTGGCACTGCCCCATTGCCTGCGGCGGCTTCGTCAAGACCAGCGGCCCCTTCGCCGTCGAGGGCGGCAAGCCCGAGTACGAAACCCTCGGCGTCTTCGGCGCCATGCTGCTCGTGGACGACCTGGCCGCCATCTGCAAGGTGAACGACCTGTGCAACCGCATGGGGATGGACACCATCTCCACCGGCGCCACGCTCGCCTTCGCCTTCGAGTGCTACGAGAAGGGCATCCTCACCAAGGCCGACACCGGCGGCCTGGAACTCACCTGGGGCAATGCCCCCGCCGTGGTGGCCCTCGTCGAGCAGATCGCGCGCCGCCAGGGCCTCGGCGCCATCCTCGCCGACGGCGCGAAGGCCGCCGCCAAGAGGATCGGCAAAGGCGCCAGCAAGTGCGCCATGCAGATCGCCGGCGAGGAACTGCCCATGCACGACCCGCGCCTGAGCCCCGGCCTCGCCTCCAGCTACAAGCTCGATGCCACGCCCGCCCGCCACACCCAGTTCAGCGCCTGGGCCGCCGAGGCCGGCTTCCCGGTCACTGGCCTCGAACACCTCTACGGCGGCTGGACGCCCGAGAAGAAGTACGAGTACGCCGGCAAGGCCAAGGCCCATCGCATCCAGAGCGCCCTCATGCACGTCATCAACGCCGACGGCTGCTGCATGTTCGGCTCCGTGTGCATCCCGGCCCAGGCCCAGGCCGACTTCCTCAACGCCGCCCTGGGCACGAGCTGGACGCCCGAGGACCTGGTGACCATCGGCGACCGCATCGCCAACCTGCGCGTGGCCTTCAACCTGCGCGAAGGGCTGAAGAACGCCGACTTCAAGGTGCCCGGCCGGATTCTCGGCGTGCCGCCCCTCAAGGCCGGAGCCACCAAAGGCGTGCGGGTGGACCTCGAGACGCAGCAGCGCGAGTACTTCGCCGAGATGGGGTGGAGCCCCGACGGCGTGCCCACGGCCGAGACCCTCCAGCGCCTGGGCCTCGACTTCGCTGTGCCCGACCTGCACGGATAG
- a CDS encoding ThuA domain-containing protein: MRRAGHCLAVAACAALALALVSQATAAEKINLLIIDGQHNHNWKATTPVVKDLLAKTERFNVDVVTTPPKGAPADEWDKFKPDFSKYQVVLMNYAGEGWAPEINTALAKFVEGGGGLVFYHAAVFAFPQWPEWNKMMGMGWRAPGFGDRVALDDDGKLVKMAKGEGPGGGHGPAHAFEVIVRDKEHPVMKGLPEKWMHVKDELYHGMRGPCENMAILATAFSSKEGKGTGMHEPMVWTVAYGKGRVFVSVLGHDPASTAVPDAATLLCRGAEWAATGQVTIPVPAEFTTTPGAPGAAK, from the coding sequence ATGAGAAGAGCAGGGCATTGTCTGGCGGTGGCGGCGTGCGCGGCGCTCGCCCTGGCGCTGGTGAGCCAGGCGACGGCTGCCGAGAAGATCAATCTCCTGATCATAGACGGGCAGCACAACCACAACTGGAAGGCCACGACGCCGGTCGTCAAAGACCTGCTCGCGAAGACCGAGCGGTTCAACGTGGACGTGGTGACGACGCCGCCCAAGGGCGCACCGGCCGACGAGTGGGACAAGTTCAAGCCCGACTTCTCGAAGTACCAGGTGGTGCTGATGAACTACGCCGGCGAGGGCTGGGCGCCGGAGATCAACACCGCGCTCGCAAAGTTCGTGGAGGGCGGCGGCGGCCTGGTCTTCTACCACGCCGCGGTATTCGCGTTCCCCCAGTGGCCCGAGTGGAACAAGATGATGGGCATGGGCTGGCGCGCCCCGGGCTTCGGCGACCGCGTGGCGCTGGACGACGACGGGAAGCTCGTCAAGATGGCCAAGGGCGAAGGGCCGGGCGGCGGCCACGGGCCCGCGCACGCCTTCGAGGTGATCGTGCGCGACAAGGAGCACCCCGTGATGAAGGGCCTGCCCGAGAAGTGGATGCACGTGAAGGACGAGTTGTACCACGGCATGCGCGGCCCGTGCGAGAACATGGCCATCCTCGCCACGGCCTTCAGCTCGAAGGAGGGCAAGGGCACGGGCATGCACGAACCGATGGTGTGGACGGTGGCCTACGGCAAGGGGCGTGTGTTCGTGAGCGTGCTGGGCCACGACCCCGCCTCGACTGCCGTGCCGGATGCCGCGACGCTGCTGTGCCGCGGCGCCGAGTGGGCGGCGACGGGCCAGGTGACGATCCCCGTGCCGGCCGAATTCACAACAACGCCCGGGGCGCCTGGAGCGGCGAAGTAG
- a CDS encoding molybdopterin molybdotransferase MoeA — MLPFSDAMKTLLAHVPRLETTRAPLACAVGLVLAEDVASDVDMPPFDKSAMDGFAVLASDLASLPATLHVVEEVPAGAVPTRRVRPGDCVRIMTGAPVPKGADTVVRIEDTEPGISRDQVRVLKATEKGQNICLRAEDVRKGDLVLRAGEVVTPLHVPTLAACGAAAVPVVRRPTVAVLSTGNEVVPPEATPREGQIRDANAPYVAARLRLLGIEPRLLGIASDTPKALKSALARGMKRDALIVSGGVSAGDFDLVPAILREMGAELLFDSVAMQPGRPTVFARRGECAIFGLPGNPVSVVVGAELFVVPALKAMMGYAEVHPPRRRARLLETARHRPGRLAHIPGRLSEGADGPSVRPLPYHGSAHVHALSKANCLLVLPGDVPVLEPPATVEVVELRM; from the coding sequence ATGCTCCCGTTCAGCGACGCAATGAAGACCCTGCTCGCCCACGTGCCGCGCCTGGAGACCACGCGCGCGCCGCTGGCCTGCGCCGTGGGCCTCGTGCTCGCCGAGGACGTCGCCAGCGACGTGGACATGCCTCCCTTCGACAAGTCGGCCATGGACGGCTTCGCCGTGCTCGCGAGCGACCTTGCGAGCCTGCCCGCGACCCTGCACGTGGTCGAGGAGGTGCCCGCGGGCGCCGTGCCCACGCGCCGGGTGCGCCCGGGCGACTGCGTGCGGATCATGACCGGCGCGCCCGTGCCCAAGGGCGCCGACACCGTAGTGCGCATCGAGGACACCGAGCCGGGCATCAGCCGGGACCAGGTGCGTGTTCTCAAGGCGACCGAGAAGGGCCAGAACATCTGCCTGAGGGCCGAAGACGTGCGGAAGGGCGACCTGGTGCTCCGTGCGGGCGAGGTCGTCACCCCGCTCCACGTGCCCACCCTCGCCGCGTGCGGTGCGGCGGCCGTGCCGGTCGTCCGCAGGCCCACCGTCGCCGTGCTCTCCACGGGGAACGAGGTGGTGCCTCCAGAGGCCACGCCCAGGGAGGGGCAGATCCGCGACGCCAACGCGCCCTATGTGGCCGCGCGCCTGCGCCTCCTGGGCATCGAGCCCAGACTCCTCGGCATCGCCTCGGACACGCCCAAGGCCCTCAAGAGCGCACTGGCCAGGGGGATGAAGCGCGACGCGCTCATCGTCTCGGGCGGCGTGTCGGCCGGCGACTTCGACCTGGTTCCTGCGATCCTCCGCGAGATGGGGGCGGAGCTCCTCTTCGACAGCGTGGCCATGCAGCCGGGCCGCCCCACCGTGTTCGCCCGGCGCGGCGAGTGCGCCATCTTCGGCCTCCCGGGCAACCCCGTCTCGGTGGTCGTGGGCGCCGAGCTGTTCGTGGTGCCGGCGCTCAAGGCGATGATGGGCTATGCCGAGGTGCACCCCCCACGCCGCCGAGCCCGCCTGCTCGAAACGGCCCGCCACCGGCCCGGCCGCCTTGCGCACATCCCTGGCCGCCTGAGCGAGGGCGCGGATGGCCCCAGCGTGCGCCCCCTGCCGTACCACGGC